A genomic window from Carassius gibelio isolate Cgi1373 ecotype wild population from Czech Republic chromosome A11, carGib1.2-hapl.c, whole genome shotgun sequence includes:
- the LOC128022651 gene encoding protein canopy homolog 2 yields the protein MENHFYIVIVYALMSLHLLLVQGARQGQDIKCGACRALVDEMEWAISQIDPKKMIQTGSFRINPDGTQSVREVPFSRSESHLLELMEEVCEKMKDYGERVDPVTNRKTYVRHTSRDGTAMDLSDLAFDSRVSSSLKFACETIVEQHEDELIEYFDHETDNVKDKLCSKRTDLCDHALKIPHDEL from the exons ATGGAAAACCATTTTTACATTGTTATCGTCTATGCATTGATGTCTTTGCACCTATTGTTAGTCCAAGGAGCCAGACAGGGTCAAGACATAAAATGTGGAg CATGCAGGGCATTAGTGGATGAAATGGAGTGGGCCATATCACAAATAGACCCCAAGAAAATGATCCAGACCGGATCATTTAGGATTAATCCTGATGGCACTCAGTCAGTTAGAGAG GTTCCCTTTTCCCGCTCTGAGAGTCATCTGCTGGAGCTGATGGAAGAGGTTTGTGAGAAGATGAAAGATTACGGTGAGCGTGTTGACCCTGTCACCAACCGGAAGACATACGTGAGACATACGTCGCGTGATGGCACTGCCATGGACCTTTCTGATCTGGCCTTCGACTCCAGAGTCAGCTCTAGTTTAAAGTTTGCT TGTGAAACGATCGTTGAGCAGCATGAGGATGAACTCATTGAGTACTTTGATCACGAGACAGACAATGTTAAAGACAAGCTCTGCAGTAAGAGGACAG ATCTGTGTGACCATGCTCTGAAGATACCTCATGATGAGTTATAA
- the LOC128022650 gene encoding SOSS complex subunit B1-A: protein MSTETHVKDIKPGLKNLNVIFIVLETGRVTKTKDGHEVRTCKVADKTGSISISVWDEVGGLIQAGDIIRLTKGYASVFKGCLTLYTGRGGELQKIGEFCMVYSEVPNFSEPNPEYLAQMNKTGLNDQSNTNSSAGAPAGNDTPNGNGVNSQGSGNSTNAQPGGRASSGNGNRSTPSPGVGGSSVSNGKETRRTVKR, encoded by the exons ATGAGCACAGAGACTCATGTGAAGGACATTAAACCTGGACTCAAGAATCTCAACGTCATCTTCATCGTGTTGGAAACAG GACGAGTGACGAAGACCAAAGACGGCCATGAGGTGCGCACATGTAAAGTGGCTGACAAGACGGGCAGCATCAGTATTTCGGTTTGGGATGAAGTCGGTGGCCTCATCCAGGCTGGTGACATCATCAGACTGACCAAAGG TTATGCCTCAGTTTTTAAAGGCTGTTTGACGCTGTACACTGGAAGAGGAGGTGAACTACAGAAGATCGGAGA ATTCTGCATGGTGTATTCAGAGGTGCCAAACTTTAGTGAGCCAAATCCTGAATATTTGGCCCAGATGAATAAAACG GGACTCAATGACCAGAGCAACACGAACAGCAGCGCTGGTGCACCTGCAG GGAATGACACCCCCAATGGAAATGGGGTGAATTCTCAAGGCTCTGGCAACTCTACTAATGCACAGCCGGGTGGACGAGCAAGTAGTGGGAACGGAAACCGGTCGACACCAAGTCCAGGTGTGGGAGGAAGCTCCGTAAGCAACGGCAAGGAGACACGGCGAACGGTCAAAAGATGA
- the dgkab gene encoding diacylglycerol kinase, alpha b isoform X1, which produces MTTESALENEISPVDFIQLQEYIEYSRIKVKDAMKEFHAGGKLVHHRFGDHIDAAGFSLFLKTYLEVEDFPADLCQRLYWYFQRSEQCCPDQCPHTRDGCVSLKAVSCYFSILEDGNPRDKLEYTFKLYDKDDNGHLDSKEVDKMVTQMMQAAEYLGWDVTELKPVLRDTLKAIDIDSSGTLSQQEWIQGGLNNIPLLVLLGLKVAEKDGQHVWRLKNFNRPTYCFVCHSMMLGLRKQGLSCNFCKYTVHSSCANKNHTPCVRTFVRSKTEIGCSVHDWISADCDSNKCEICHKKIKMLTGKSCAWCHRMRHSDCVPLGSSHCDCGLLQHHILPPWAICAMDSSSGNSLGENYLANINSDGHFLQIFPVNDTTPLLVFVNLKSGGKQGKRVLRKFQYLLNPRQVFNLDSGGPNPGLQFFQNLLKCRVLVCGGDGTVGWILDAIDKADMAIRPPVAILPLGTGNDLARCLHWGGGYEGTDLTEIIKQIEESILVEMDRWSLQVIPADSADEGDPVPNDIINNYFSLGVDASIAHQFHIMREKNPQKFNSRARNKLWYFQLATHETISASCRNLKECLTIECCRVSVELSRLSLEGIAVLNIPSMHGGSNLWGETKSDGKLKKWQEVTVDPDALEMCSQGMNDKLLEVVGLESVVEMGQIYTGLKSKAHRLVQAAHITIRTYKTLPMQIDGEPWMQPPCTIHITHKNQAKMLMGPPAKSLGCFPK; this is translated from the exons ATGACCACAGAATCTGCTTTAGAAAATGAGATTAGCCCCGTTGACTTCATTCAGCTGCAAGAGTATATAGAGT ACAGCAGGATAAAGGTGAAAGATGCGATGAAGGAATTTCACGCTGGTGGAAAGCTGGTCCATCACAGGTTTGGAGAT CACATAGATGCTGCAGGATTTTCTCTGTTCCTCAAGACTTATCTTGAGGTAGAAGATTTCCCAGCTGATCTCTGCCAGCGTCTCTACTGGTATTTCCAAAGGTCTGAGCAGTGTTGTCCTGACCAATGTCCTCACACCAGAGACG GCTGTGTCTCTCTTAAAGCTGTATCTTGTTACTTCTCCATATTAGAGGATGGAAATCCACGAGACAAACTGGAGT ACACCTTCAAATTATATGATAAAGATGACAATGGACATCTTGATAGCAAG GAAGTTGACAAAATGGTCACACAGATGATGCAAGCTGCAGAATACCTTGGATGGGATGTGACCGAACTCAAGCCA GTGCTTAGAGACACGCTGAAAGCCATAGACATTGACAGCAGTGGTACTTTATCCCAACAAGAATGGATACAAGGCGGCTTGAACAACATTCCTCTACTGGTTCTGCTTGGATTAAAG GTAGCTGAAAAAGATGGCCAACATGTCTGGCGTCTGAAGAACTTCAACAGACCCACGTATTGCTTTGTCTGTCACAGCATGATGTTGGGCCTGCGAAAACAGGGCTTGTcatgcaatt TTTGCAAATACACTGTCCACAGCAGCTGTGCCAACAAAAACCACACACCGTGTGTCAGGACCTTTGTCAGGTCCAAAACAGAGATTGGG TGTTCAGTTCACGATTGGATCAGTGCTGACTGTGACTCCAACAAATGTGAGATTTGCCACAAAAAGATTAAAATGCTCACAGGAAAGAGCTGCGCGTGGTGTCATCGCATG CGCCACAGTGACTGTGTTCCTCTGGGCTCATCACACTGTGACTGTGGACTATTACAGCATCACATCCTTCCACCATGGGCCATATGTGCT ATGGACTCTAGTTCAGGAAATAGTCTCGGAGAAAATTACCTGGCAAACATAAATTCAGATGGACACTTTCTGCAG ATATTTCCTGTGAATGACACAACCCCTCTTTTGGTCTTTGTAAATCTAAAGAGTGGCGGAAAACAGGGAAAAAG AGTTTTGAGAAAGTTTCAGTACCTCCTAAACCCACGACAGGTGTTCAATCTTGACAGTGGTGGGCCAAATCCAGg GCTCCAGTTCTTTCAAAATCTTCTTAAATGCAGAGTCCTGGTCTGTGGAGGAGACGGCACTGTTGGGTGGATTTTAGATGCTATTG ATAAAGCTGATATGGCGATTCGCCCTCCGGTTGCAATCCTTCCACTTGGGACAGGAAATGATCTGGCGCGGTGTCTGCACTGGGGTGGGG GATATGAAGGCACTGATCTGACAGAAATCATCAAGCAGATTGAAGAGAGTATACTGGTAGAGATGGATCGCTGGAGTTTGCAAGTCATTCCAGCAGATTCGGCAGACGAGGGTGACCCGGTGCCTAACGACATCATTAACAACTATTTCTCTCTTGGTGTG GATGCATCTATAGCACACCAGTTTCACATTATGAGAGAGAAGAATCCACAGAAGTTCAACAGTAG AGCCAGAAATAAGCTGTGGTATTTTCAACTCGCAACACATGAGACCATTTCAGCTTCCTGCAGGAACCTCAAGGAATGTCTCACCATTGAG TGTTGTCGAGTTTCAGTTGAACTGAGCAGACTCTCATTGGAGGGCATTGCTGTCCTGAACATTCCCAGCATGCACGGCGGTTCAAACCTGTGGGGAGAAACAAAGAGTGATGGGAAACTAAAGAAGTGGCAAGAGGTCACTGTTGATCCTGATGCACTTGAGATGTGCTCACAGG GTATGAATGATAAACTCCTGGAGGTTGTGGGACTGGAGAGTGTTGTGGAAATGGGTCAGATTTACACTGGTTTGAAGAGTAAAGCACATCGTCTGGTTCAGGCTGCTCACATCACTATCAG AACATATAAAACTCTGCCCATGCAGATTGATGGAGAACCGTGGATGCAGCCTCCATGCACA
- the dgkab gene encoding diacylglycerol kinase, alpha b isoform X2 codes for MTTESALENEISPVDFIQLQEYIEYSRIKVKDAMKEFHAGGKLVHHRFGDHIDAAGFSLFLKTYLEVEDFPADLCQRLYWYFQRSEQCCPDQCPHTRDGCVSLKAVSCYFSILEDGNPRDKLEYTFKLYDKDDNGHLDSKEVDKMVTQMMQAAEYLGWDVTELKPVLRDTLKAIDIDSSGTLSQQEWIQGGLNNIPLLVLLGLKVAEKDGQHVWRLKNFNRPTYCFVCHSMMLGLRKQGLSCNFCKYTVHSSCANKNHTPCVRTFVRSKTEIGCSVHDWISADCDSNKCEICHKKIKMLTGKSCAWCHRMRHSDCVPLGSSHCDCGLLQHHILPPWAICAMDSSSGNSLGENYLANINSDGHFLQIFPVNDTTPLLVFVNLKSGGKQGKRVLRKFQYLLNPRQVFNLDSGGPNPGLQFFQNLLKCRVLVCGGDGTVGWILDAIDKADMAIRPPVAILPLGTGNDLARCLHWGGGYEGTDLTEIIKQIEESILVEMDRWSLQVIPADSADEGDPVPNDIINNYFSLGVDASIAHQFHIMREKNPQKFNSRARNKLWYFQLATHETISASCRNLKECLTIECCRVSVELSRLSLEGIAVLNIPSMHGGSNLWGETKSDGKLKKWQEVTVDPDALEMCSQGMNDKLLEVVGLESVVEMGQIYTGLKSKAHRLVQAAHITIRTYKTLPMQIDGEPWMQPPCTYMLFQYQSS; via the exons ATGACCACAGAATCTGCTTTAGAAAATGAGATTAGCCCCGTTGACTTCATTCAGCTGCAAGAGTATATAGAGT ACAGCAGGATAAAGGTGAAAGATGCGATGAAGGAATTTCACGCTGGTGGAAAGCTGGTCCATCACAGGTTTGGAGAT CACATAGATGCTGCAGGATTTTCTCTGTTCCTCAAGACTTATCTTGAGGTAGAAGATTTCCCAGCTGATCTCTGCCAGCGTCTCTACTGGTATTTCCAAAGGTCTGAGCAGTGTTGTCCTGACCAATGTCCTCACACCAGAGACG GCTGTGTCTCTCTTAAAGCTGTATCTTGTTACTTCTCCATATTAGAGGATGGAAATCCACGAGACAAACTGGAGT ACACCTTCAAATTATATGATAAAGATGACAATGGACATCTTGATAGCAAG GAAGTTGACAAAATGGTCACACAGATGATGCAAGCTGCAGAATACCTTGGATGGGATGTGACCGAACTCAAGCCA GTGCTTAGAGACACGCTGAAAGCCATAGACATTGACAGCAGTGGTACTTTATCCCAACAAGAATGGATACAAGGCGGCTTGAACAACATTCCTCTACTGGTTCTGCTTGGATTAAAG GTAGCTGAAAAAGATGGCCAACATGTCTGGCGTCTGAAGAACTTCAACAGACCCACGTATTGCTTTGTCTGTCACAGCATGATGTTGGGCCTGCGAAAACAGGGCTTGTcatgcaatt TTTGCAAATACACTGTCCACAGCAGCTGTGCCAACAAAAACCACACACCGTGTGTCAGGACCTTTGTCAGGTCCAAAACAGAGATTGGG TGTTCAGTTCACGATTGGATCAGTGCTGACTGTGACTCCAACAAATGTGAGATTTGCCACAAAAAGATTAAAATGCTCACAGGAAAGAGCTGCGCGTGGTGTCATCGCATG CGCCACAGTGACTGTGTTCCTCTGGGCTCATCACACTGTGACTGTGGACTATTACAGCATCACATCCTTCCACCATGGGCCATATGTGCT ATGGACTCTAGTTCAGGAAATAGTCTCGGAGAAAATTACCTGGCAAACATAAATTCAGATGGACACTTTCTGCAG ATATTTCCTGTGAATGACACAACCCCTCTTTTGGTCTTTGTAAATCTAAAGAGTGGCGGAAAACAGGGAAAAAG AGTTTTGAGAAAGTTTCAGTACCTCCTAAACCCACGACAGGTGTTCAATCTTGACAGTGGTGGGCCAAATCCAGg GCTCCAGTTCTTTCAAAATCTTCTTAAATGCAGAGTCCTGGTCTGTGGAGGAGACGGCACTGTTGGGTGGATTTTAGATGCTATTG ATAAAGCTGATATGGCGATTCGCCCTCCGGTTGCAATCCTTCCACTTGGGACAGGAAATGATCTGGCGCGGTGTCTGCACTGGGGTGGGG GATATGAAGGCACTGATCTGACAGAAATCATCAAGCAGATTGAAGAGAGTATACTGGTAGAGATGGATCGCTGGAGTTTGCAAGTCATTCCAGCAGATTCGGCAGACGAGGGTGACCCGGTGCCTAACGACATCATTAACAACTATTTCTCTCTTGGTGTG GATGCATCTATAGCACACCAGTTTCACATTATGAGAGAGAAGAATCCACAGAAGTTCAACAGTAG AGCCAGAAATAAGCTGTGGTATTTTCAACTCGCAACACATGAGACCATTTCAGCTTCCTGCAGGAACCTCAAGGAATGTCTCACCATTGAG TGTTGTCGAGTTTCAGTTGAACTGAGCAGACTCTCATTGGAGGGCATTGCTGTCCTGAACATTCCCAGCATGCACGGCGGTTCAAACCTGTGGGGAGAAACAAAGAGTGATGGGAAACTAAAGAAGTGGCAAGAGGTCACTGTTGATCCTGATGCACTTGAGATGTGCTCACAGG GTATGAATGATAAACTCCTGGAGGTTGTGGGACTGGAGAGTGTTGTGGAAATGGGTCAGATTTACACTGGTTTGAAGAGTAAAGCACATCGTCTGGTTCAGGCTGCTCACATCACTATCAG AACATATAAAACTCTGCCCATGCAGATTGATGGAGAACCGTGGATGCAGCCTCCATGCACA